The genomic window CCCGCCGGAGTTTCGCGCCGAAGCGGTACGACTTCACAGGATGAGTGGACGATCGCTTAGAGCGGCAGCGGCTGAGATCGGGGTCTCGGTAAGTGCCCTTAGACACTGGTTCCGCCAAGCCGAGATAGATGAGGGAAAGGCGATCGGCCTAACGAGTGAGGAGCGCGATGAGCTGAAGCGCCTTAAGCGAGAAAATAAGCTTTTGAAGGAGGAAAAAGAGATTCTCAAGAAGGCCGCGCTTTTCTTCGCCCGGGAGACCGATCAAAAGAGATGAGATTTAGGCTGATCGACGAAGAGAAGACACACTATCCGATCTCCCGCCAGAGCCCGCATTCTTGGTGTGTCGCGTGCGGGCTACCATGCTTGGAGGATAAGAATACCATCAGGTAGGCTGGTTATGGACTTATG from Actinomycetota bacterium includes these protein-coding regions:
- a CDS encoding transposase; translated protein: MMKGKPYPPEFRAEAVRLHRMSGRSLRAAAAEIGVSVSALRHWFRQAEIDEGKAIGLTSEERDELKRLKRENKLLKEEKEILKKAALFFARETDQKR